One genomic region from Manis pentadactyla isolate mManPen7 chromosome 12, mManPen7.hap1, whole genome shotgun sequence encodes:
- the ABCA7 gene encoding phospholipid-transporting ATPase ABCA7 isoform X6 — protein MVSRLLADARTILGGPSAHRMLTSLGKLMPTLRAAQGAAWPQPSDQPQEGPPLATEVLGTVLQGESLGSVSGQVQESMGSFVEAAKDLAQELLALPSLAELRALLQRPRGTGSPLEAVSEVLCSATGPSVPGGLSFSWYEASELKELVGQELEPALPNRGLSPACTELMGALDTHPMSRLLWRRLKPLVLGKLLFAPDTPFTRQLMAKVNQTFQELALLKDIQEVWEVLGPQLFTFMNNSANVARLQRLLQIQVKGRRRPGPRGQDWTQALQAFLDPLGSDYSWQKAHAEVGHLVGMLGRVMECVNLDKLEAAPSEAALVARALELLAERRFWAGVVVLGPADAADPSHFLEPGHVRIKIRMDIDDVTRTNKIRDRFWDPGPAADPLTDLRYVWGGFVYLQDLLERAAVHVLSGSTPRAALYLQQMPYPCYVDDAFLRVLSRSLPLFLTLAWIYSVALTVKAVVREKETRLRCTMRAMGLSGLVLWVSWFLSCLGPFFLSTVLLVLVLKVSAPQPRCLQRGPEAPDPGSLCLPQLGDILPYSHPVVLFVFLAAFAVATVAQSFLLSAFFSRANLAAACGGLAYFVLYLPYVLCVAWRDQLPVGGRVAVSLLSPVAFGFGCESLALLEEQGEGAQWYNMGTGPAADVFSLAQVSGLLLLDAVLYGLATWYLEAVCPGQYGIPEPWDFPFRRSYWFGPQPPKYPAPPPAPQDPEVLVEGAPPGLIPGVSVRGLEKHFPSNPQPALRGLSLDFYQGQITAFLGHNGAGKTTTLSILSGLFPPTGGSAYILGHDVQSSMAAIRPHLGICPQYNVLFDMLTVDEHVWFYGRLKGLSAAAVGPEQDRLLQDVGLVHKRCTQTRHLSGGMQRKLSVAIAFVGGSQVVILDEPTAGVDPASRRGIWDLLIKYREGRTLILSTHHLDEAELLGDRVAVVAGGRLCCCGSPLFLRRHMGCGYYLTLVKGAPLLAAGKQGYAHLEDHVDAEQQREPGSRAGVAQLLALVRHWVSSAQLVEELPHELVLALPYGGALDGSFVKLFRELDLRLGELGLVGYGISDTSLEEIFLKVAQDCAVDTDPGKGAADGSHMLYPCLGIAHQDATPRLTVLPEAPALENGEPAGSAPETQALQGSGLDATGRAQGWALTYQQLRALLLKRFLLARRNCRGLFAQIVLPALFVGLALVFSLIVPPFGYYPALRLSPSMYGAQVSFFSDDAPGDPERAYLLEMLLEEAGLGEPHPQNSSNRAHEGTRPATCRFSVPEVPADVARVLASGNWTPESSSPACQCSRPGARRLLPNCPTAAGGPPPPQALTGSGEVVQNLTGRNLSDFLVKTYPRLVHQGLKTKKWVDEVRYGGFSLGGRDSPLPSGSEVGRSVEQLRALLSPQPGGALDRLLNNLTAWAHGLDAQDSLKIWFNNKGWHAMVAFVNRANNALLHACLPPGPAHRAHSITTLNHPLNLTKEQLSEAKLLASSVDVLISICVVFAMSFVPASFTLILIEERVTGAKHLQFMGGLSPTLYWLSNFLWDMCHYLLPACIVVLTFLAFQQRAYVAPANLPALLLLLLLYGWSITPLMYPASFLFSVPSTAYVVLTCINLFIGINGSMATFVLELFSDQKLKEVSRILKQVFLIFPHFCLGRGLIDMVRNQAMADAFERLGERQFQSPLCWEVVGKNLLAMVVQGPLFLLFTLLLQYRNRLLPQPKLRPLPPLGEEEEDVARERQRVVQGATQGDVLVLRDLTKVYHEQRTPAVDRLCLGIPPGECFGLLGVNGAGKTSTFRMVTGDMLPSGGEVVLAGHSVAREPAAAHRCMGYCPQSDAIFHLLTGCEHLELFARLRGVPEDQVAQTASSGLARLGLRQFADRLAGTYSGGNKRKLATAMALVGDPEVVFLDEPTTGMDPGARRFLWNSLLAVVRAGGSVVLTSHSMEECEALCTRLAVVVNGRFRCLGSPQRLKGRFGAGHTLTLRVPAAQPEPAAAFVAAAFPGAELREAHGGRLRFQLPPGGRCALARVFGELAAHGAEHGVEDFSVSQTTLEEVFLYFCKDQGKEEQEAGVEADPVSGPQRPRLIAHFLDDPSTAESVL, from the exons AT GGTCTCCCGGCTCCTGGCAGATGCCCGCACTATCCTGGGGGGCCCCAGTGCCCACAGGATGCTGACCAGCCTTGGAAAGCTGATGCCCACGCTGAGGGCTGCCCAGGGAGCAG CCTGGCCTCAGCCTAGCGACCAGCCACAGGAGGGACCACCCCTGGCTACCGAGGTGCTGGGGACTGTGCTTCAAGGG GAATCCCTGGGGTCTGTGTCGGGCCAAGTCCAGGAGTCCATGGGCAGCTTTGTGGAGGCTGCCAAGGACCTGGCCCAGGAG CTCCTGGCACTACCCAGCCTGGCAGAGCTGCGGGCACTGCTGCAGAGACCCCGAGGGACAGGGAGCCCCCTGGAGGCTGTGTCAGAAGTCCTCTGCAGTGCCACGGGGCCCAGTGTCCCTGGGGGTCTCTCCTTCAGCTGGTATGAGGCCAGCGAACTGAAGGAGCTGGTGGGGCAGGAGCTGGAGCCAGCCCTACCCAACAGGGGCCTCA GCCCTGCCTGCACTGAGCTGATGGGGGCCCTGGACACCCATCCAATGTCCCGCCTGCTCTGGAGGCGCCTGAAGCCGCTGGTCCTTGGGAAATTGCTGTTTGCACCGGACACACCATTCACTCGGCAGCTCATGGCCAAG GTGAACCAGACCTTCCAAGAGCTGGCTCTGTTGAAGGACATACAGGAGGTGTGGGAAGTGTTGGGACCTCAGCTCTTCACCTTCATGAATAACAGTGCAAATGTGGCCAGGCTGCAG AGGCTCCTGCAAATTCAGGTCAAAGGAAGGAGGCGGCCGGGGCCCAGAGGCCAGGACTGGACCCAGGCCCTTCAAGCCTTTCTGGACCCCCTCGGAAGCGACTACAGCTGGCAGAAGGCCCACGCTGAAGTGGGGCACCTGGTGGGCATGCTGGGCCGTGTAATGGAG TGCGTGAACCTGGACAAGCTGGAGGCAGCGCCCTCCGAGGCGGCCCTGGTGGCGCGCGCGCTGGAGCTGCTCGCTGAGCGCCGCTTCTGGGCCGGCGTCGTTGTCCTGGGGCCTGCGGACGCCGCGGACCCCTCACACTTCCTAGAACCTGGCCACGTTCGCATCAAGATCCGCATGGACATCGATGACGTCACGAGAACCAATAAGATCAGGGACAG GTTCTGGGACCCCGGCCCGGCCGCTGATCCCCTGACGGACCTGCGGTACGTGTGGGGTGGCTTCGTGTACCTGCAGGACCTGCTGGAGCGCGCGGCCGTGCACGTGCTCAGCGGCTCCACGCCGCGCGCCGCCCTCTACCTGCAGCAGATGCCCTACCCGTGCTACGTGGACGACGC GTTCCTGCGCGTGCTGAGCCGGTCGCTGCCGCTCTTCCTGACGCTGGCCTGGATCTACTCGGTGGCGCTGACGGTGAAGGCCGTGGTGCGCGAGAAGGAGACGCGGCTGCGCTGCACCATGCGTGCCATGGGGCTCAGCGGCCTGGTGCTGTGGGTCAGCTGGTTCCTCAGTTGCCTGGGGCCCTTCTTCCTTAGCACCGTGCTGCTCGTTCTGGTGCTCAAGGTGAGCGCGCCCCAGCCTCGCTGCCTGCAGCGTGGGCCGGAGGCCCCTGACCCGGGCTCCCTTTGCCTCCCGCAGCTCGGGGACATCCTTCCCTACAGCCACCCGGTCGTGCTCTTCGTGTTCTTGGCGGCTTTCGCTGTGGCCACGGTGGCACAGAGCTTCCTACTGAGTGCCTTCTTCTCCCGTGCCAACCTGGCGGCTGCCTGCGGGGGCCTTGCCTACTTTGTGCTCTATCTGCCCTACGTACTTTgtgtggcctggcgggaccagCTGCCTGTGGGTGGCCGCGTGGCCGTG AGCCTGCTGTCCCCCGTGGCCTTCGGCTTCGGCTGCGAGAGCCTGGCGCTGCTGGAGGAGCAGGGCGAGGGCGCACAGTGGTACAACATGGGCACCGGGCCTGCGGCCGACGTCTTCAGCCTGGCCCAGGTCTCAGGCCTTCTGCTGCTCGATGCCGTGCTCTACGGCCTGGCCACTTGGTACCTGGAGGCCGTGTGCCCAG GCCAGTACGGTATCCCTGAACCGTGGGATTTTCCCTTTCGGAGGAGCTACTGGTTCGGGCCTCAGCCGCCCAAGTATcctgccccaccccctgccccgcaGGACCCAGAGG TGTTGGTGGAGGGGGCCCCTCCCGGCCTGATTCCTGGGGTGTCCGTGCGGGGCCTGGAAAAGCACTTCCCCAGCAACCCACAACCAGCCCTGCGCGGGCTCAGCCTGGACTTCTACCAGGGCCAGATCACTGCCTTCCTGGGCCACAACGGGGCTGGCAAGACCACCACATT GTCCATCCTGAGCGGCCTCTTCCCCCCAACTGGGGGCTCTGCGTACATCCTGGGCCACGATGTCCAGTCCAGCATGGCGGCCATCCGGCCTCACCTGGGCATCTGCCCACAGTACAATGTGCTGTTTGACAT GCTGACTGTGGACGAGCATGTGTGGTTCTACGGGAGGCTGAAGGGTCTGAGTGCCGCAGCTGTGGGCCCTGAGCAGGACCGGCTTCTGCAGGACGTGGGGCTCGTCCACAAGCGCTGTACACAGACGCGCCACCTCTCTG GTGGCATGCAGCGGAAGCTTTCTGTGGCCATTGCCTTTGTGGGGGGCTCCCAGGTGGTTATCCTGGATGAGCCAACAGCTGGTGTGGACCCCGCTTCCCGCCGTGGCATTTGGGATCTCCTGATCAAATACCGGGAAG GTCGCACCCTGATCCTCTCCACCCACCACCTGGATGAGGCGGAGCTGCTGGGAGACCGGGTGGCAGTGGTGGCAGGTGGCCGCTTGTGCTGTTGCGGCTCCCCGCTCTTCCTGCGTCGCCACATGGGCTGTGGGTACTATCTGACCCTGGTGAAGGGTGCCCCACTCCTGGCTGCCGGCAAGCAG GGATACGCTCACTTGGAGGACCATGTGGATGCcgagcagcagagagagccagGCAGCAGAGCTG GTGTGGCCCAGCTGCTGGCCCTGGTGAGGCACTGGGTGTCCAGTGCCCAGCTGGTTGAGGAGCTGCCCCACGAGCTGGTGCTGGCACTGCCCTACGGGGGCGCCCTGGATGGCAGCTTCGTCAAGCTCTTCCGTGAGCTGGACCTGCGCCTGGGGGAGCTGGGGCTAGTGGGCTACGGCATCTCTGACACCAGCCTGGAGGAG ATCTTCCTGAAGGTGGCCCAGGACTGTGCTGTGGACACAGACCCAGGGAAGGGAGCTGCAG ACGGTAGCCACATGCTGTACCCATGCTTAGGAATTGCTCACCAAGATGCGACCCCACGGCTCACAGTCCTGCCAGAGGCGCCAGCCCTGGAGAATGGGGAGCCCG CTGGGTCTGCCCCAGAGACACaggccctgcagggctctgggctggacGCCACAGGCCGGGCGCAGGGCTGGGCGCTGACGTACCAACAGCTCCGGGCCCTGCTTCTCAAGCGCTTTCTGCTTGCCCGCCGCAACTGCCGGGGCCTATTTGCACAG ATCGTGCTGCCTGCCCTCTTTGTGGGCCTGGCACTGGTGTTCAGCCTCATTGTGCCGCCCTTTGGGTACTACCCGGCTCTGCGGCTCAGCCCCAGCATGTATGGTGCCCAGGTGTCCTTCTTCAG TGATGATGCCCCGGGGGACCCCGAACGTGCCTACCTGCTGGAGATGCTGCTGGAGGAGGCAGGACTGGGGGAGCCTCACCCACAGAATAGCTCCAACAG GGCACATGAGGGCACACGGCCCGCCACCTGCCGGTTCTCAGTGCCCGAGGTTCCTGCAGATGTGGCCCGGGTCTTGGCCAGTGGCAACTGGACCCCGGAGTCTTCGTCCCCAGCCTGCCAGTGCAGCCGGCCGGGTGCCCGGCGCCTGCTGCCCAACTGCCCCACTGCGGCTGGTGGTCCCCCGCCACCCCAGGCGCTGACTGGCTCCGGGGAGGTGGTGCAGAATCTAACAGGCCGGAACCTGTCTGACTTCCTGGTCAAGACCTACCCGCGTCTGGTGCACCAGGG CCTGAAGACCAAGAAGTGGGTGGACGAGGTCAG GTATGGGGGCTTCTCCCTGGGGGGCCGAGACTCACCCCTGCCCTCGGGGAGCGAGGTGGGCCGCTCTGTGGAGCAGCTACGGGCACTGCTGAGCCCACAGCCTGGTGGGGCCCTCGACCGCCTCCTGAACAACCTCACAGCGTGGGCCCACGGCCTGGACGCTCAGGACAGCCTCAAG ATTTGGTTCAACAACAAGGGCTGGCATGCCATGGTGGCCTTCGTCAATCGGGCCAACAACGCACTCCTACACGCCTGCCTGCCCCCAGGCCCCGCCCACCGTGCCCACAGCATCACCACACTCAACCATCCCCTGAACCTCACCAAGGAGCAGCTGTCTGAGGCCAAGCT GTTGGCCTCTTCAGTGGACGTGCTCATCTCCATCTGCGTGGTCTTCGCAATGTCCTTTGTCCCAGCCAGCTTCACCCTCATCCTCATTGAGGAGCGCGTCACTGGGGCCAAACACCTGCAGTTCATGGGGGGCCTGTCCCCCACTCTCTACTGGCTCAGCAACTTTCTCTGGGACATG TGTCACTACTTGCTGCCAGCGTGCATCGTGGTGCTCACTTTCCTGGCCTTCCAGCAGAGGGCATACGTGGCCCCTGCCAACCTGCCCGCCCTGTTGCTCCTGCTTCTGCTGTATGG GTGGTCTATCACGCCACTCATGTATCcagcctccttcctcttctccgTGCCCAGCACTGCCTATGTGGTGCTCACCTGCATCAACCTCTTTATTGGCATCAACGGCAGCATGGCCACCTTCGTGCTTGAGCTCTTCTCTGATCAG AAGCTGAAGGAGGTGAGCCGGATCCTAAAACAGGTCTTCCTTATCTTCCCTCACTTCTGCCTGGGCCGGGGGCTCATCGACATGGTGCGGAACCAGGCCATGGCTGATGCCTTTGAGCGCTTGG GAGAAAGACAGTTCCAATCTCCCCTGTGCTGGGAGGTGGTTGGCAAGAACCTCTTGGCCATGGTGGTACAGGGGcctcttttcctcctcttcaCGCTCCTGCTGCAGTACCGTAACCGCCTCCTGCCGCA ACCCAAGCTGAGGCCACTGCCCCCgctgggggaagaggaggaggatgtgGCCCGTGAGCGGCAACGGGTGGTCCAAGGGGCCACCCAGGGGGATGTGTTGGTGCTGAGGGATCTGACCAAG GTTTACCATGAGCAGAGGACACCAGCTGTTGACCGCTTGTGCCTGGGGATCCCCCCTGGTGAG TGTTTCGGGCTGCTGGGCGTGAATGGAGCAGGGAAGACATCCACATTTCGTATGGTGACCGGGGACATGCTGCCCAGTGGGGGCGAGGTGGTGCTGGCAGGCCACAG TGTGGCCCGGGAACCGGCCGCTGCACACCGCTGCATGGGCTACTGCCCTCAGTCGGATGCCATTTTCCACCTGCTGACTGGTTGTGAGCACCTGGAGCTGTTCGCGCGCCTGCGTGGTGTCCCGGAGGACCAGGTGGCCCAG ACCGCGAGCTCGGGCCTGGCGCGCCTGGGGCTCCGGCAGTTCGCGGACCGGCTCGCGGGCACCTACAGCGGCGGCAACAAGCGGAAGCTGGCGACAGCCATGGCGCTGGTGGGGGACCCGGAGGTGGTCTTTCTG GACGAGCCGACCACAGGCATGGACCCGGGCGCACGGCGTTTTCTCTGGAACAGCCTCCTGGCCGTGGTGCGGGCGGGCGGCTCCGTGGTGCTCACCTCGCACAG CATGGAGGAGTGTGAGGCGCTCTGCACGCGCCTGGCCGTCGTGGTGAACGGCCGGTTCCGCTGCCTGGGCAGCCCGCAGCGCCTCAAGGGCAG GTTTGGGGCTGGACACACGCTGACCCTGCGGGTGCCCGCGGCGCAGCCCGAGCCGGCGGCGGCCTTCGTGGCGGCGGCGTTCCCAGGCGCTGAGCTGCGGGAGGCGCACGGCGGCCGCCTGCGCTTCCAACTGCCTCCAGGAGGGCGCTGCGCCTTGGCGCGCGTCTTCGGAGAGCTGGCGGCGCACGGGGCGGAGCACGGCGTGGAGGACTTCTCCGTGAGCCAGACCACGCTGGAGGAG GTGTTCCTGTATTTCTGTAAAGACCAGgggaaggaggagcaggaggcCGGAGTGGAGGCAGACCCTGTTTCGGGCCCGCAGCGCCCCCGCCTTATCGCTCACTTCCTGGACGACCCCAGCACCGCCGAGTCGGTGCTCTGA